Sequence from the Paenibacillus riograndensis SBR5 genome:
GCAATGTTAAGCGCGGCATAACGCAGCAGCTCCCGGTCGCGGAAGGTGTATTTTTTCTCCCCGTCTTCTTCCGGCAGCGGCAGTTTGATCTTGATTACGGAGAAAAAAGGCCCCTGCAGCTTCAGCTCATCCAGCTTCCGCAGCTTCTGCTCATCGCCCAGCACAGAGGCAGGCTCTTCAATGAGCGCGTTCAGCAGCCTGCTGTATTCGGGCAGCGGCTCCTCCAGGCGGAAGCTCTCGCCAATCCCGGCCATGAAGGTGGCCAGCTCCGGGGAGGGTTTGTCCATTTTGAGCAGCACATTCCGTACCGAATCGAGAAAATGCTCGCTGTTCAGCGGCTTGATCAGATAATCCTTCGCCCCCAGCCGGACGGCCATCTGGGCATATTGGAACGTCTCATGAGCGGAGATGATAATGGTCTGCACCCATGGTTTGGCCAGCTTGGCGTGCTGCATCAGCTCAATGCCGCTCATGGCCCCCATCTGGATATCCGTCACCAGCAGATCAACCTCCTCCATGCGGATAACATCCAAGGCTTCAAAGCCGCTGTTTGCGGTATAAATATGGCCGATCTCCAGTCCCGAGGAAGCCAGCAGGCTGCCCAGCCCTTTGCAAATCAGCGGCTCATCGTCTACAACCAGTACATTAAACATCTAAGAGGCCACCTTTCTATTGTTGATTCTCCGACTTGGGAAGTTTAACCGTGACGACTGTCCCTCCACCCTGGCGGGGTGCGTAGCTGATTCCATATTGGGAGCCAAAATGCAAGTGGACCCGCTGATTGATATTGCGGATGCCGTAGCCGCCGGCCGGACTCGTGCTCTCATCATTTAAGATCTGCTCAATGGCCCTGCAATCCACCGGCTTGTAGCCGTTATCCGCTATGGTAATCAGAATTGTGTCCTCCTGAAGAACCGAAGTGATCAGGATTTCCCCGTCCTCAGCCATATTTTTGACACCATGGATGATGGCATTTTCGATCAGGGGCTGGAGGGTGATCTTGGGAATGAGATTCGTTTTGGTCTCCGGGGCAATGTTCCAGATGACCGTGAATACGTAGTCATACCGGTGCTGCTGCAGCTTGATATAGGCACTGGCATGCTCCAGCTCCTCCTCCAGCGTAATCAGCTCCCGGCCCCGGCTTAAGCTGATCTTCATCAGCTTCGATAGTTCCTTGATCATTTCCGCGGATTCGACATTGCCTTCCAGCGAGCTTTTCCAATAAATGCTCTCCAGCGTGTTATAGAGCAGATGCGGATTGATCTGCTGATAAAGCAGCTGCAGCTGGGATTCCTTCTGCTTCAGCTCCATCTGGTATTTATACATGATAAGACTATTCAGCCTGCGGGCCATATCGTAAGTAGAAGCGATCAGTACACTGACTTCATCATTGGTCCCTCTCTGCGGGGTCTCGGGAACACGGTTGCCCGGCTCATATTTGCGCACAAAAAAAGCCAGCTTCTGCAGTGGAGTCATGAGCGAACGCCAGAAATAAGTAATAATAATCAGCCCGAAGAGCGCGTAAGCAACCGTTATGTATTGAATCACCCGCTTCATTTCCTTCTGCTGCTGGAGCAGCGCTTTGACCGGGACCTTGTAGACCAGCTTCTGGGCAAACGCATGGTTGTTGTTCACAACATAGATGAAGTCATCCGTGATAATGTCCTCGGTTCCTTCGGGATCACCGGTCTCAGCCCCCTCCGGCAGTTCAATAACCTCTCCAGTCGCATTGGTGGTCGAAGCCAGCACCTGGTTGTTCATATCGGTCAAATAGATCTCGCCTTCCGGCAGGGAAATGGATTTCAGCGACTCGCCGATTTTGGACTCCATCTTGGTGACCACCAGCACGCCGATGGTTCCTGCCCCCCTGTAAATGCTGTTGACCGCCCGGACGTAAGTCAGTGTCTTGAGATTCTCGGCCTGCGGGCTAAGCTTCTCTGCGAACATTAAATATCCCCTCCCCTTCTGCTGCACGACCTGGTCAAACCAGTAGGGCTTCTCACCTGTGGAGAAAAAATACACGCCCGCCTTCTTCACCTGCGGAAAATTGGGAGCAAAAAAATAATAATTGTCCGGGTCGTACACATACAGCGAGTAATAAATCCCGTCGCCCCGTCCGGCACCCTGCGAGTAGCTGCCCAGCAGTTTTTCTATGGTTTCATAACGTTCCACCCGCTCCATCACAGGCTCGCTGCCGCTGACATGCAGCTGCTGCAGAACCGGATTCTGAATCACGGTGGTGGTAATCTTGTTCACTGTATCAATGTCTCGATTGATAATCGCAAAGTTCTGCTTGTTCAACTCCACATAGGCATTGGTGACATGGCGCTTCAGAATTTCCTCCGCTTTGTAGTTGCCATAGCTGTTCAGGATCAGTATGGGCGAGATCATTATCAGAAACAGCAGAATCAGCTGCTGCTTGACGCTCAGTCTGACGATGGGCTTGATAAAAGCAGACAACATCTGGATACACCTCCAGTTTTAATAATATAGCAAACGGATAAGCGCTTACATAGGTTTATTTTAATGGAAATGATGTTCAATTATATGTATTTTTCAGTTAGCAGCGGATTGGAGAGGCAAGGGGGAGTCACTAGTTGCTATTTCAAGTCCGCTTTATATAGCACTGCTCAGCTACTTCTTCAACAGGCGCTACTTGGAAAAAAACTATTAAATTCCACTGACAAAAAAAGGAACTGTCATTAGACAGTTCCTTTGCATGATCATCTAGGAACGATGATGTTTCGAATATTCTTTAGAAAAGACTTTTACCTACTTCGTGTAGCCGTTCAACGCCAGCCAGGAAGCGCAGGCCTCAGTCCAGCTCCGGGTGTGCGGCTCCCCGTCGGCCAGGCCAAGCCCATGCTGGCCATGAGCATACACGTGAAGATCAAACGGAATGCGGTGACGGCTTAACGCAGCAGCAAATTGCAGGCTGTTCTCCACAGGCACCGCTCCGTCATCCGAAGTATGCCACAGGAAGGCAGGCGGGGTAGCTGCCGTAACCTGAAGCTCGCTGCTGAGACGCTTCACCAGCTCCGGATCGGGGTCTGTCCCCAGCTGATTCTCCTTGGAACCCTGATGGGTCACTCCTTCAGCCATGGATATTACCGGATAACATAGAATCAACAAATCCGGACGTGAGGACTTCCGTTCCAAAGGCTCTGAAGCTTCTTCATCACCCGCATCGAACAGAACACCGGCAGCAGAAGCTAAATGTCCGCCTGCCGAAAATCCCAGGATTCCCAGTCTGTCAGGATCTATCCCATACTCTTCAGCGCGGTAACGGATCGTGCGGAGCGCACGCTGAGCATCCCGCAGCGCATGGGGGTATCCATAAGGCGCTACGCGGTATCGCAGCACAAAAGCCGAGATTCCCAGTGTATTCAGCCATTCAGCCACCGGTCCTCCTTCGTGGTCTGCACGCATGCCATACCCGCCGCCCGGACAGACAAGCACAGCGGCGTTCTTGTCACCTTCCACCAGATAAGGCGTAATCGCCGGGCAATCCTCATCGCTTGTTCCCAGTGCGCCAGGCGCCCCTTCCGGCCATAACAACATTGTCTTCATGTTCATCCCTCAAGCTTTCTTCCATTGGATAGAATTATTTCATACAGGAAATCGCTTTCTTTCCCTGCAATAAGTCTACCAAGGTCCTACAATTCATGCAATCCGGTTATGACGACGTCGGCTGCCGCCAGCTTTTCCCGCTTGCCGATGCCAACCACCCGCATCCCTGCCGCTTTGGCGGCGGTAACCCCCGCTTCCGCATCCTCAAAAACCACACAATCCGTTGGCTGCAGCCCGAGTCTGCGGCAGGCGGTCTGAAAGACCTCGGGGTCCGGTTTGGCGCGGGATACGGTGTTGCCGTCAACAACCGCATCGAACAGCCCGGTTATCTTCAGCTTATCCAGGATGAATACGGCGTTTTTGCTGGCAGAGCCCAGAGCAATGCCTATCCCCCGCTCCTTAAGCCTGCCGAGATATTCGCGGACACCCGGCAGCAGCTCCGAATCATCCAAGCGCGAGATATAGTCTACATATCGCCGATTCTTACGTTCGGCCATTGCCGCCTTCTCCGCTTCATCGAATTCCAGGCCGCCGATCTCCAGCAGAATATCAAGTGATCGCATACGGCTGACCCCTTTCAGCCTTTCGTTATGCGCCTCCGTGAATTCGAACCCAAGGTCTGCGGCAAGCGAGCGCCAGGCCAGATAATGATATTTGGCCGTGTCTACAATCACACCGTCCAAATCAAAGATTGCACCCTTCATATGCTCCAGCATGTATATTCTGTCCTCTCCATTTAGATAAACTTTCTGGCTTTTATCAATTTTCTGCCGCTGCCGACTCCGCCATGCGCAGCCGCAGCTCTGCACCCGGTCCGCACAGCTCAGCCGGGCCGCCGAATCCGGCAAAAGCCAAAGCCTCACGGTTGCCCGCTGCCGCTGTAATCACGATTTCATCACGAGTGACACGCAGCCTGTACTGACCTCCGCGCAGCGTAATCGGCAGTTCGACCGACTGCCAATGCTTGGGCAGCGCCGGCTTCAGGCAGACGGCAGCTCCGTCGAACTGCACCCCCGCGAAGCCAAGCACCGCGGCCATCCACGCCCCGCCATTCGCTGCCGGATGCGTGCCTCCGATATAGAGATCCCCCACATATTGCTTCGATTCACCGGTAAGATCAACTGTAGCCGTCCGCATAAAATATGGATAACCCCAATCCGGCGAGCCGATCTCAGCCGCCACCAGCGCGTAGATGCATGGGCTAAGGCTGGAGCCATGCTCGGTGCGCGGTTCATAGAACTCCCAGTTCGCCTGCTTCACTTCCTTAGTAAAAGCTGATTTGAACAGGTTCAGCATCAGCACAACATCCGCCTGCTTCAGGATTCTGGTGGTGGTGGCGAGCCCGTTGCCGCCGCCCCAATATTCGTTTTTGTTAATCACCCGTGACCTCAGCTCCGGCAAAGTGACCTCTTCGAGCTGGAAATAACGGTCAAATTGTTCAATCAGGAGCGTATCCGGGTCCGGCCGGGGAAGATACAGCCCCTCCAGCAGCGTCTGGAATTCTGTCAGGAACGGGCCACCTGTAAATTCCCTATGCAATTCGCGGTAAGCTTCCGGGTACCTGCTCTCCAGCAATTCTGCACTGCGCAGGGCAATTTCCAGGGTTTCTTTCACCAAGGCATTGGTAAAAGCGTTATTGTTCACGCGCTCGTGATATTCATCCGGACCGGTAACATCCAGAATCTCATAGCGCTCTTTTACCGGATTATAATAGGCATAGGAATAGAAGAACCGCGCACATTCCCAAATAACCTCGGCCCCGCCGTCCAGCAGCAGGCTGTCGTCACCTGTAAACTGAATGTACTGCCAAATTCCATGCACCACATCCGCACTGATATGGACCTGCTTATCACGGAAATACGTCCGCATAGGGCGGCCCGTAAAGACATCATTCACATTGAAAAGAGTGCAGGCATCATCGCCCGAATCCTGACTCTCCCAGGCATAGAACGCCCCAAGATATCCGTATTCAGCCGCTTTGCGCCGCGCGCCATCCAGCGTGTGAATCCGGTACATCATCAGATTGCGGGCAACTCCGGGATCGCTGTGCAGAAAAAAAGGCAGCATGAACATTTCTGTATCCCAGAATACCGCGCCTTTGTAGACCTGGCCGGATAAGCCCCGTGCCGGGATGGATACCTTCTCCGACGCCGTAGGCGCGATAATCATCAGCTGATACATGCTGTATCTGAGCGCTAACTGTGCGGCAGCGTCACCTTCAATGAGGCAATCGCAGCGGGACCAGCGTTCCTCCCACACTCTGCGGTGAGCCTGCAGCAGTTCCCGGTATCCTTTCTCTGCCGCTGCCTGAACCGCTTGCTCTGCCAATTCCTCTGGAGCACCTTCCATGTCCAGACCGGTATATACAGCTGCATATTTGAACCATTCATAGATCTCTCCAGCCTTGGCATCAAAAGTAACCTTCCGCAGGGCTCCCGCCTTGGAGAGCTTCAGCCCGCCAAATCCGAACACTGACAGTTCAGCTACAGCAACCGGGAGCTGCAGCTCCCCCGTGACCGCAGAAGTCAGCAGCACCCCATTCTTGAATATTTCCTGCTTATCCTGCAGATGGGGGCCGTTAATATCCCACACTTCACTGTCGATGCCCGTCTCAATCGTGATCCGGCAGTCCGCTGTACACTTCACAGTCTGCCTGCTGGCCAGCACATGCAGCTCAGCCATACTGGCAAAACGTTCAGCCGTGTAGATCAGCTCGCCGCCCTCCGGGATGCGGTAAACCGTCTCTCTCCGGTGAACCGCACTGCGAATATCAAGCTCCTGCTTGTGATCCAGTGGTTCAGTCTCCAGAACACTGAGGCGCTGCCCGTTGCAGACCAATGCCGTGTACAACCCGTTAGGAGCATTAACCGGCTCCCGCCACCGCTCTCCGGCCTGATCGTACACCCCCGCGAGCGTCACCGCAGCCAGTTGATTCCTGCCGAACTCCTCCAGGGTGCCGCGATAGCCCATATAGCCATTTCCCGTCATGTATTTGTTGCCGTTGGTTATGATCCGGGCCTTGTCAAAACTTGAATCGCGAACGGTCCAGCTCATCATGCCAGCATCCCTTCGCCCAGCGGAAGCACTGTGCCTGCGGCATCCACCATAATCTGCTGTCCATATACCAGAATGCTGGCTGTTCCGCCTCGTAGAGCTTTGAACCTTACACGCTCACTGTCCACTGTAATGCCCAGCAGCACCCCTTCATACATCACCTGGAAGCTGTAAGAGGTCCAGCGCTGCGGCAGCGTCGGACGGAAGGAGAGACGTTCGCCGTCTGAACGCATGCCTCCGAAGCCGTACACAATATTCATCCAGGCCGCAGCAATCGATGTGGTATGCAGGCCTTCGCGGGTGTTCCGGTTGTAATTGTCCAGATCAAGCCGGGTCGCGAACTCGAAAAATTGATAAGCCTCCTCTTCTTTGCCGATCTCACAGGCCAGAATAGAGTGGATCGACGGTGAAAGCGAGGATTCATGAATGCATCTCGGCTCGTAATATTCGTAATTGGCCCGTTTGGCTTCCCTGGAGAATTCTCCATTATATAAGAACATAAACATCAGCACATCGGGCTGCTTGATCATGTCATAGCGGTACAGCCGGTCGTAGGACCAGTTGGAATACAGCGGGAAATCCGTCACAGGTATGGAATGAATATCGATGTGCGGCAGCTCAAAATAACCGTCATGCTCCTCGTACACCCCGCTGTCCGGGTCAAGCGGTATCCGCATATGCTCCGCCTTGCTGCTCCAATCGGTTAATTCTTCTGCCCGGAGCCCTGTCTTCCTGATAAGTTCAGCGTAGGCATCCGGCACCTGTACCTCCATCCCGGCAAGCGTCTCCAGCGTAAACTCGAACATCTTCTTCGCCATAAAATTAATGTAGCAGTTATTATTCACCATCAGCTGGAATTCGTCAGGACCCATCACGCCAAAATAACCATATTCCCCGCTGCGCTGCCCCCACTGTCCGCGGGTGGCGTAGAAACGGCTGATCTGAATCAGCATCTCAGCACCTTTGCTGTACAGGAAATCCCTGTCGCCTGTGTTCTTCACATAGTGCCAGATGCCGTAGGAGACCGCCGTGCCGACATGAAGCTGGAGGTTGGAGTGCTGCCACAGGTCGCAGCTTTCGGTTCCGTCTATCGTGGCAATCGGGTAGCAAGCCCCCTCGCAGTCCACCTCCTTCGCGCGGTCCACCGCCTCCGGCAGCGTTTTGTAGCGGAATTCCAGCAGGTTTTTAGCCGCTTTGGGGTTGTTGAACATATAGAACGGCAGACAATATGATTCCGTGTCCCAGAAAGCCAGCCCCCGGTAGGCTTCACCTGTCAGCCCTTTGGCTCCGATATTATAGCCGGGATGATCGCCATGATATGTCTGATAGAGCTGAAAAATACAGAAACGGATGCCCTGCTGATTCTCGGGATCACCTTCAATACGGATGTCGCTCGTCTCCCATATTCCGCTCCAATAGGCGGATTGATCCGCGAACACCTCAGCATCATTGCGTTTGGAGGCAGCTGCCGCCAGCTCCAGCCCTTTAGTCCAGAGCGCATCCTCATGAAGGGGAGCCTCATGATCCCGGCAATGGACAGCAAGCTTTGTATAAGAATCTTTTGTGCCTTGGGTTAATTGCAGCCTAAAGGCCTGCCCGATAAAACGGTCGCGTTCTACCTTTGCGGGCTGCAGCTCCTGGGAGGATTGCAGAACAAAACCGGAAAACAGCTTATTGCCTGTGTTCAAGGTGCTCGCCATAATGGCGGTAACACCGCCTTGTACGCCGCTGCGCAGACTTCTCCACATGCTCTGTCCGCGTTCCTCATGGATGCTGCCAAAATCAAGTCCGGTGCATACCTCCACAGCTCCTGAGAAATTCAGCGGCTCGAACACAACCTGCTGCAGGCCCAGATGGGAATCCGTCATGCTGACCAGCCGTGTAAACGTGAGCTTCAGCTTCTTGCCGCTCCCCAGCAGCCAAATGAATTGGCGGCTATAGGTGCCTGTGCGGAAATCCAGCCTGCGGCTGTAATCCGATATCCGGCTGTGGGCCAGATCCAGCTGCTCCCCCTCTACCGTAAGGCGCGTATGCAGCCAGTCCACCGCATTTACCATGTAGCGCAGCGAACGGATCATTCCCTTGTAATGATTGCCGATCTCCAACTGCTCATGAAGGCCATTGAAGTAGCTGCCCGGCAGGGAATCACCGCTGTAGCCCTCCTCGGCATAGCCGCGCACTCCCATATACTCGTTGCCTACCGAAAAAATCGACTCCGAGGTCCGGTTCCGCAATGGATCGAAGCCTTCCTCGATAACCGCCCAGGGATCAACCTTCAGATATTTGTCTGCTACTTTTGCCATGAATGAACGCTCCTTCTCCCGAGTTGTGTCCTCCGGCTTCATGAATTAGAAACCGTAGGACGCTCACTTCCAGCGTAGCTCTCAGAAGAAAGAAGGCCAATGTCAGCCGATAACAGAGTTATGTGCATTTTTACGGAGTTGAAAGAAATCAACAGATTGCGTTATGCTAGAAAAGACTTTGTCCCCGATTAAGGCCAAAATCATATTAAATCTCACACCTTTGAAGTGAAAATTATCACAATGTTAAAAATTCGACACTTTTTCGGGAAAATATTCACCCATAAAGAGGAATTTCAATGTATAATTAATTTAAAATTTACTGAAAAACTGAGGGAATAAAGGGGATGTCGATTATGATAAAGGAACATTATAATGTTATCGAAGCCCACGGAAATACAAACTGTTTCTCCGAACAGAACTTTAACCGGCTTCTGGTCACAATGAAAGAGCGTATGGTGCCGGAGGGCTCTCACCTGTTTTGGGAGGGCGACTACTCGGATAAATTGTTTTATATCAAACGTGGACGTGTGAAATTAACCAAATCTACCGACGAAGGCAAGGAACTCATTCTGTATATGTATCAGGCAGGCGACATGGTAGGTCAGGCAGACCCGTTCTTCAGCACCAAGCACAGCTTTACCGCCGAAGTGATTGAGGAAAGTGAAGTTGGCGTTATCGAGCAGAAGGATCTGGAGATTCTGATCTGCCAGCATTGTGATTTTGCGATAGACTTTATGAAATGGATGGGTATCCATCACCGTCTCACCCAGACCAAATTCCGTGATCTGATGATGTACGGCAAGCCAGGCGCACTCTGCTCCACGCTGATCCGGCTGGGCAATACCTATGGGGAGAAGTCCGGGGACAGCATTCTGATCAACAAAAAAATTACGCATACGGATCTCTCCAACATGATCGGTGCTACCCGTGAGAGCGTCAACCGGATGCTGAGCGATCTGCGTAAAAAAGATGCTGTGGAATATGAGAACGGCATGATCGTCATCAAGGATCTTTCGATGCTTCAGGACATCTGCCACTGTGAATTATGTCCGAACGAAATTTGCCGCATTTAATTTCCTAATACTAATACCCTCTATTCTCCTCAATGAATCATATATGACCCGGAATTATTGCATAAACTAATAGAGTGGTCAAAGGCGCCTTGTCCGGCGTCTTTTTTTATGTAATTACCACGGAGCTGCCCCTGTCCTTCATTCAGTGACTGGACAAGTTTTCAACAGCGCTCATACCAAAAAAGCCCTGCGGTCATTCGACCACAGGGCTCTGCTAAAGTGCTAGCTTACTTGTTTTTTGGTCCCGCTGACAACGCCTGGCCGTGCGGCCCGCACCGGGGAAATCAGCCAATAGGCCATGCCGACAAATACGCCGCCGCCAACAATATTGCCTAAGGTCACAGGAATCATATTATGAAACCATCCGGCCAGGCTGACCGTTTCCGGGTGGTTAGGCAGCAGCACCGCTACGCTCAGCAGCGTCATATTGGCCACACTGTGCTCATAGCCGCTCGCGATGAAGGCGAACAGACACCACCAGATCAGCACCAGCTTAGCGGTTTCACTTTTGGCGCGCGAGGCCATCCATAGTGCCAGGCAGACCAGCCAGTTACAGAGAATACCGCGGAAGAACAGCTCAGAGAAGGGCAGACTCATTTTTTTGGCGGCTGCGGTGAAGATCAGATGTTCTGCCGGAGCAGCGCTGAACAATCCTGTGCCCCGGATCAGCAGAGCCAGAACCACAGCACCGGCTACATTCCCGATAAAGACGATGATCCAGTTCTTCACTGTATCCCACACGCTGGTCCGGCCGGCAAGGGTGCTTACGGTGAAAAACATATTGTTCCCGGTGAACAGCTCCGAGCCGGCGAAGACCACCAGCGTCAGGGCAATCCCGAAGGACGTCCCCATAATCAGCGGCTGAAAAGGCGATTTGACCGCCGCCAGCGGTGCTCCCAGCGAAAAAATCAGAATAATACCAATACCTACATATGCTCCGGCCAACAATGCGGCAAGAAAATATTTCGGCAGACTTTCATTCATTTTGTCACGTTTGGCTGCTGCCGTCTCTACGATATTTTCCACACTTTGCGTAAACACCCGTCCACCCCGCCATTCCTCATTAAAATAGTTGATGCCAGCCTACAAGCAGACCTTTACACGATCTCCGTCCAGCTCTACCGGGTATACCTTCACCTTGCCGTGATCCGGGGCCTGCACTTCGCCGCTGCGCAGATCGATCTTCCAGTCATACAGCGGATCATACAGATAGCTGCCGGAGACGATACCCTCAGCCAGCGGACCGCCTTTTGGATGCGGACTGCGGTTCTCTATGGCATGAATCTCTCCGTCAGAGGTGCGGAATATTGCCAGCTCCACCCCGCCTGCAACGACAACCCGCCCAATCTGCAGCAGGAAGTCCTGCGTCTTGCCTACAGCATATTCTTGTGTCGCAGTTTTCATCGTGCTCTCTCCTCCTCAAGTCGGTATAGGTCAGACTCTGGTCTGTTCAAACAATGCGGTACGCGTCTCTTGGTCATCCAGCATTTTTTTCCACGGATCTGAAACCTGTGCCAGGGCAAAATCAATCCGGGCCGCCAGCTCCTTGCGGTTGTCTTCGTTGTCCAGAATCACCCGCTGGATCTGCTCAAGCCCGATGCGTTCCACCCACTCGGAGGTCCGCTCCAGATAATTGCCGGTCTCCCGGTAATACTGCATGACTGCGGAGCAGACCTCAATCAGCTCTTCATCGGTTTTCACTTTGCAGAAGGAGTCAGCGATCCGCGGCTTGATTCCGCCGTTACCGCCAATAAAAATCTCCCAGCCGCCATCGTTGCCGACGATGCCGATATCCTTGGTGCAGGATTCCGCACAGTTGCGCGGGCAGCCGTTAACCGCCATCTTGAACTTGGCCGGAAAATCAAGACGCTCGTATTTGCGCTCAAGCAATGCCCCCATACCCATAGAATCCTGAGTGCCGAACCGGCAGAACTGGGAACCTACACAGGTTTTTACGGTACGGAGCGATTTCGCATAGGCATAACCCGATGGCATATCAAGCTCTTCCCATACTTTAGGCACATCCTCTTTTTTGACCCCAATCAGGTCCAGGCGCTGTCCGCCGGTTACCTTCACCACTTTTACATCATATTTCAAGGAGACATCGGCAATCCGCTTCAAATCCTCCGGTGTGGTAACCCCGCCGTACATGCGCGGCACAACCGTAAAGGTGCCATCCTTCTGAATATTCGCACTCATCCGTTCATTGACAAAGCGCGATTCCTTCTCATCCTCATGCGTATCCGGGTAAAGCATACCCAGATAATAGTTCACAGCCGGACGGCATTTCGAGCAGCCCTCAGCTTGCTTCCAGCCCAGCACATTCATGACTTCTTTGGTCGTTTTCAGGCCTTTCGCGGTGATTTCGGCCACAATTTCATCCCGGCTCAAGGTGGTGCAGCCGCAGATTCCCTGCTTGGCGCCCTGCTGGAAGCTGTCCCCAAGGACAAACTGCAGGATCTGCTCAACGACCGGCTTGCAGCCGCCGCAGGAACGGGTAGCTCCGGTGCAGGCCTTGATCTCATCCACAGTCGTGAAGCCATTCTCCGTAACGGCATCTACAATGGCCTTTTTGGTCACGCCGTTGCAGCCGCAGACAATCTCTTCATCCGCCATCGTCTCTACCGACAAGCCCTTCTTGGCTCCGCCTCCGCCGCAGCAGCCGGTGCCCATAACCTCGCTGTAAATCTCGTCGGTCATCTCTGCACCCTGCTTCACCAGCTTTTGCAGATTTGCCGATTCCGTAACATCACCGAACAGCACTGCACCGACGATAATGTTATTTTTGAGCAAAATCTTCTTGTAGGTCCGCTTCCATTCATCCTTGGCCGAAATGACCGTATGCTCAGCGGTTTCCGTGAATTCACCGGCAGAGAAAACATCCACTCCGGAGATTTTCAGCTTGGTGGCTACAACCGATCCTTCATAAGGCTGAGTCGGTACGCCGCAGAGGTGCTTCGCAAGCACACTTCCCTGCTCGAACAGCGGTGCTACCAGACCGTAGCAGGTTCCTCTGTGTTCTGTACATTCGCCGACGGAATATACACCCGGGATCGAGGTTTGCAGATAATCATCAACGACAATCCCGCGGTTAACCGTAATGCCGCTCTCTCTGGCCAGCTGCGTATTCGGCTTAATCCCAACAGCCATAACGACAAAATCCGCTGCCAGCTCCGTTCCGTCACTGAAACGCAGTCCGTTGACACGTTCGTCCCCGGTCAGTTCAACCGTCTGTTTGCCCATGGCAAATTTCACGCCCTGGCGCGCAAGCTCCGCCTGAAGCATAGCTGAAGCATTGTGATCCAGCTGCCGTTCCATCAGATCCTCCAGCAGATGTACGACTGTAACATCCATGCCGAGGTTCACAAGCCCTTTGGCTGCTTCCAGTCCGAGCAGTCCGCCGCCGATCACTGCCGCCGTGCGGTACG
This genomic interval carries:
- a CDS encoding cache domain-containing sensor histidine kinase, with the protein product MLSAFIKPIVRLSVKQQLILLFLIMISPILILNSYGNYKAEEILKRHVTNAYVELNKQNFAIINRDIDTVNKITTTVIQNPVLQQLHVSGSEPVMERVERYETIEKLLGSYSQGAGRGDGIYYSLYVYDPDNYYFFAPNFPQVKKAGVYFFSTGEKPYWFDQVVQQKGRGYLMFAEKLSPQAENLKTLTYVRAVNSIYRGAGTIGVLVVTKMESKIGESLKSISLPEGEIYLTDMNNQVLASTTNATGEVIELPEGAETGDPEGTEDIITDDFIYVVNNNHAFAQKLVYKVPVKALLQQQKEMKRVIQYITVAYALFGLIIITYFWRSLMTPLQKLAFFVRKYEPGNRVPETPQRGTNDEVSVLIASTYDMARRLNSLIMYKYQMELKQKESQLQLLYQQINPHLLYNTLESIYWKSSLEGNVESAEMIKELSKLMKISLSRGRELITLEEELEHASAYIKLQQHRYDYVFTVIWNIAPETKTNLIPKITLQPLIENAIIHGVKNMAEDGEILITSVLQEDTILITIADNGYKPVDCRAIEQILNDESTSPAGGYGIRNINQRVHLHFGSQYGISYAPRQGGGTVVTVKLPKSENQQ
- the pgmB gene encoding beta-phosphoglucomutase: MLEHMKGAIFDLDGVIVDTAKYHYLAWRSLAADLGFEFTEAHNERLKGVSRMRSLDILLEIGGLEFDEAEKAAMAERKNRRYVDYISRLDDSELLPGVREYLGRLKERGIGIALGSASKNAVFILDKLKITGLFDAVVDGNTVSRAKPDPEVFQTACRRLGLQPTDCVVFEDAEAGVTAAKAAGMRVVGIGKREKLAAADVVITGLHEL
- a CDS encoding glycosyl hydrolase family 65 protein; this translates as MMSWTVRDSSFDKARIITNGNKYMTGNGYMGYRGTLEEFGRNQLAAVTLAGVYDQAGERWREPVNAPNGLYTALVCNGQRLSVLETEPLDHKQELDIRSAVHRRETVYRIPEGGELIYTAERFASMAELHVLASRQTVKCTADCRITIETGIDSEVWDINGPHLQDKQEIFKNGVLLTSAVTGELQLPVAVAELSVFGFGGLKLSKAGALRKVTFDAKAGEIYEWFKYAAVYTGLDMEGAPEELAEQAVQAAAEKGYRELLQAHRRVWEERWSRCDCLIEGDAAAQLALRYSMYQLMIIAPTASEKVSIPARGLSGQVYKGAVFWDTEMFMLPFFLHSDPGVARNLMMYRIHTLDGARRKAAEYGYLGAFYAWESQDSGDDACTLFNVNDVFTGRPMRTYFRDKQVHISADVVHGIWQYIQFTGDDSLLLDGGAEVIWECARFFYSYAYYNPVKERYEILDVTGPDEYHERVNNNAFTNALVKETLEIALRSAELLESRYPEAYRELHREFTGGPFLTEFQTLLEGLYLPRPDPDTLLIEQFDRYFQLEEVTLPELRSRVINKNEYWGGGNGLATTTRILKQADVVLMLNLFKSAFTKEVKQANWEFYEPRTEHGSSLSPCIYALVAAEIGSPDWGYPYFMRTATVDLTGESKQYVGDLYIGGTHPAANGGAWMAAVLGFAGVQFDGAAVCLKPALPKHWQSVELPITLRGGQYRLRVTRDEIVITAAAGNREALAFAGFGGPAELCGPGAELRLRMAESAAAEN
- a CDS encoding alpha/beta hydrolase — translated: MKTMLLWPEGAPGALGTSDEDCPAITPYLVEGDKNAAVLVCPGGGYGMRADHEGGPVAEWLNTLGISAFVLRYRVAPYGYPHALRDAQRALRTIRYRAEEYGIDPDRLGILGFSAGGHLASAAGVLFDAGDEEASEPLERKSSRPDLLILCYPVISMAEGVTHQGSKENQLGTDPDPELVKRLSSELQVTAATPPAFLWHTSDDGAVPVENSLQFAAALSRHRIPFDLHVYAHGQHGLGLADGEPHTRSWTEACASWLALNGYTK